From the Mycoplasmatota bacterium genome, one window contains:
- the lexA gene encoding transcriptional repressor LexA: MKTISPKQQEILNFIDEFITDRGYPPTVREIGKAVHLSSSASVHSQLNKLEAKGYIKKDATTSRAINIVKEDKNQFISIPMVGLVTAGNPIEAIENVTDYFPVPSNLIKGNEVVFGLEISGNSMKNAGILDHDKVIIRKTDVASNGEIVVALTNNNEATVKRFYKEKDHFRLQPENDDFEPIILNDVKIIGKVIGVFRDLS, from the coding sequence ATGAAAACAATATCTCCAAAACAGCAAGAAATTTTAAATTTTATTGATGAATTCATTACAGATAGAGGATATCCACCGACCGTTCGTGAAATTGGAAAAGCTGTGCATTTATCTTCAAGCGCTTCAGTTCATTCACAACTCAATAAATTAGAAGCCAAAGGTTATATTAAAAAGGATGCAACAACATCTAGAGCGATTAATATTGTTAAAGAAGATAAAAATCAATTTATTTCAATTCCTATGGTAGGTTTAGTCACAGCTGGTAATCCCATTGAAGCAATAGAAAATGTAACTGATTATTTTCCTGTTCCAAGTAATTTAATTAAAGGAAATGAAGTTGTATTTGGTTTAGAAATTTCTGGTAATAGTATGAAAAACGCTGGCATTTTAGACCATGACAAAGTTATTATACGTAAAACTGATGTTGCTAGTAATGGTGAAATTGTCGTTGCTTTAACTAATAATAATGAAGCTACAGTAAAAAGGTTTTATAAAGAAAAAGATCATTTTCGCTTACAACCAGAAAACGATGATTTTGAGCCAATTATTTTAAACGATGTTAAAATAATTGGCAAAGTGATTGGTGTTTTTAGAGACTTGAGCTAA
- a CDS encoding 4Fe-4S binding protein — MPRKITDNCIACGSCAAVCPVDCISEGDIYVIDEDVCIDCGACQDECPTDAIVEA; from the coding sequence ATGCCAAGAAAAATTACTGACAATTGTATCGCTTGCGGTTCTTGTGCTGCAGTTTGTCCTGTTGATTGTATATCAGAAGGAGATATCTACGTAATTGATGAGGACGTTTGTATCGACTGTGGTGCTTGCCAAGACGAGTGTCCTACAGATGCTATTGTTGAAGCATAA
- a CDS encoding YneF family protein: MLQFQIWLFVLIIVLTIVVGILLGFFIARKYMMKYLKDNPPITEDIVRTMMAQMGRTPSEKQVRQVMKNINSQYEFKSAKKEKKK; encoded by the coding sequence ATGTTACAATTTCAAATTTGGCTATTTGTATTAATCATAGTATTAACGATTGTTGTAGGGATCTTATTAGGTTTCTTTATCGCAAGAAAATATATGATGAAATACTTAAAAGATAATCCGCCTATAACAGAGGATATTGTACGTACAATGATGGCTCAAATGGGAAGAACACCATCTGAAAAACAAGTGCGTCAAGTAATGAAAAATATTAATTCACAATATGAATTTAAATCAGCAAAAAAAGAAAAGAAGAAGTAA
- the tkt gene encoding transketolase, with product MISDLSINSIRVLGIDAINKANSGHPGIVLGAAPMAYTLWTKHLEVYSKDPLWFNRDRFVLAAGHGSMLQYAMLHLSGYDVTIDDLKQFRQLDSLTPGHPEFRHTPGVDATSGPLGQGIPMGIGMAIAEKFFSEKFNKKDITLVDHYTYVICGDGDLMEGVTNEAVSLAGHMKLGKLVVLYDSNNITLDGKKEQSFNEDIKAKYEAMGWHYDLVEDGNDLSSINLAIESAKSNIDKPSIIEIKTVIGYGAKNQGTNKVHGSPLGEESGRAAKDVYKWDYKPFEVPNEVYEHFNETVVNRGTEAFNEWEKNLRLYEAQYHNDYQEFLKCMNNELDVNLTEVLPKYELGHSNATRNYSHECLNEAAKVIPNLVGGAADLTASTKAIIKGEEAFAPGHYTGRNIFFGVREFAMATICNGIALHGGLKVFCSTFFVFSDYFKPAIRMAALMKLPVMYILTHDSIAVGEDGPTHEPVEQLAMLRSIPNMLVLRPCDGNETAACYHLALNTKDKPVAFVLTRQNVETVSENVYEDVKKGAYVVSEANQDKMDGIILASGSEVNLAIEAQKELEKENIFVRVVSVVSMELFDAQDDLYKEQILPKKIRRRLAVEMATPFGWHKYVGLDGKVLGVETFGASGKANEVLEKFGFTVPNVVKQFKSLM from the coding sequence ATGATAAGTGATTTATCTATTAATTCAATTAGGGTTTTAGGTATTGACGCTATTAATAAAGCAAATAGTGGACACCCAGGTATTGTCTTAGGCGCAGCACCAATGGCTTACACGCTTTGGACAAAGCATCTTGAAGTATATTCAAAAGATCCATTATGGTTTAATCGTGATCGTTTTGTTTTAGCAGCAGGGCATGGGTCTATGTTACAATATGCCATGTTACATTTAAGTGGATATGATGTAACAATTGATGATTTAAAACAATTTCGTCAATTAGATAGTTTAACTCCAGGTCACCCTGAATTTAGACATACACCAGGAGTGGATGCAACTAGTGGTCCATTAGGACAAGGGATCCCTATGGGAATAGGGATGGCAATAGCTGAAAAGTTTTTTTCTGAAAAGTTTAATAAAAAAGATATCACATTAGTCGATCATTATACTTATGTCATTTGTGGTGATGGCGATTTAATGGAAGGTGTCACCAATGAAGCAGTTTCTTTAGCTGGTCATATGAAATTAGGCAAATTAGTAGTACTATATGATTCAAATAATATTACTTTAGATGGAAAGAAAGAACAATCATTTAATGAAGATATTAAAGCTAAATATGAAGCGATGGGTTGGCATTATGATTTAGTTGAAGATGGGAATGATTTAAGTTCCATAAATCTTGCGATAGAAAGTGCTAAAAGTAATATAGATAAGCCATCTATTATTGAAATCAAAACTGTGATAGGATATGGTGCTAAAAATCAAGGAACAAATAAAGTTCATGGTTCACCACTAGGTGAAGAAAGTGGACGAGCTGCAAAGGATGTTTACAAATGGGATTATAAACCATTTGAAGTTCCTAATGAAGTTTATGAACATTTTAATGAAACTGTTGTTAACCGTGGTACTGAAGCGTTTAACGAATGGGAAAAGAATTTAAGATTATATGAAGCACAATATCATAATGACTATCAAGAATTTTTAAAGTGTATGAATAATGAGTTAGATGTTAATTTAACTGAAGTTTTACCTAAATATGAATTAGGTCATTCAAATGCTACACGTAATTATAGTCATGAATGTTTAAATGAAGCAGCTAAAGTTATTCCTAATTTAGTAGGTGGAGCAGCGGATTTAACAGCATCAACTAAAGCAATTATTAAGGGTGAAGAAGCTTTTGCACCGGGTCATTATACTGGAAGAAATATCTTCTTTGGAGTAAGAGAATTTGCGATGGCAACCATTTGTAATGGGATTGCCTTACATGGTGGATTAAAAGTATTTTGTTCTACATTCTTTGTATTTAGTGATTACTTTAAACCTGCAATTAGAATGGCAGCGTTAATGAAATTACCTGTTATGTATATCTTAACACATGATAGTATCGCTGTTGGAGAAGATGGACCAACGCATGAACCAGTAGAACAATTAGCTATGTTACGATCAATTCCTAACATGTTAGTATTACGTCCATGTGATGGAAATGAAACAGCTGCTTGCTATCATTTAGCTTTAAATACAAAAGATAAACCAGTCGCTTTTGTTTTAACAAGACAAAATGTTGAGACTGTGTCTGAAAATGTTTATGAAGATGTTAAAAAAGGTGCTTATGTCGTTAGTGAAGCAAATCAAGATAAGATGGATGGTATTATATTAGCATCTGGTTCTGAAGTTAATTTAGCGATTGAAGCACAAAAAGAACTTGAAAAAGAGAATATCTTTGTTCGAGTGGTAAGTGTTGTATCGATGGAATTATTCGATGCTCAAGATGATTTATATAAAGAACAAATACTTCCTAAAAAAATTAGACGTCGTTTAGCAGTAGAAATGGCAACACCATTTGGTTGGCATAAATATGTAGGATTAGATGGTAAAGTTTTAGGAGTAGAAACATTTGGTGCTTCAGGAAAAGCAAATGAAGTTTTAGAAAAATTTGGATTTACAGTTCCAAATGTGGTAAAACAATTTAAAAGTTTAATGTAA
- a CDS encoding AAA family ATPase encodes MNLYEITNHYEYKKFKEKYFQGIIGLDNIIKELFAIYALNEVNKIKENHNMLVKKQALNMIFYGNPGTGKTTIARKVAEMFKDIQYLSKGHLVEIDRSDLIGEYIGQTTIKTKGILEEAKGGVLFIDEAYSLYNEDYKDFGNEAIDIILKFVEDHHEDFIVILAGYKEKIEVMLHNNKGLNSRFPIKLFFEDYDMNELKQIFRYTIKMNGYEYSKGFDKRFNNYLNKLGSQNSPLLKYNGRFIRNLIESIIRQHDMKVFLSRSTQNMMFLDEDDFV; translated from the coding sequence ATGAATCTTTATGAAATCACAAATCATTATGAATATAAAAAATTTAAGGAAAAATATTTTCAAGGCATCATTGGATTAGATAATATTATTAAAGAATTATTTGCGATATATGCATTAAACGAAGTGAATAAAATTAAAGAGAATCATAATATGCTGGTAAAAAAACAAGCTTTAAATATGATTTTTTATGGAAATCCTGGAACAGGAAAAACAACAATTGCACGAAAAGTGGCTGAAATGTTTAAAGACATCCAGTATTTAAGTAAAGGACATTTGGTTGAAATTGATCGTAGTGATTTAATTGGTGAATATATTGGACAAACGACGATAAAAACAAAAGGAATATTAGAAGAAGCAAAAGGTGGTGTACTTTTTATTGACGAAGCCTATAGTTTATATAATGAGGATTACAAAGATTTCGGGAATGAAGCAATTGATATTATTTTAAAATTCGTCGAAGACCATCATGAAGATTTTATTGTAATTTTAGCAGGTTATAAAGAAAAAATTGAAGTTATGTTGCATAATAATAAAGGATTAAATTCACGATTTCCAATTAAATTATTTTTCGAAGACTATGATATGAATGAATTAAAACAAATATTTAGATACACAATAAAAATGAATGGTTATGAATATAGTAAGGGATTTGATAAAAGATTTAATAATTACTTAAATAAGTTAGGGTCACAAAATAGTCCACTATTAAAGTATAATGGTCGATTTATTCGTAATTTAATTGAAAGTATTATAAGACAACATGATATGAAAGTATTTTTAAGTAGAAGTACTCAAAATATGATGTTTCTAGATGAAGATGATTTTGTATAA